Below is a genomic region from Prunus persica cultivar Lovell chromosome G3, Prunus_persica_NCBIv2, whole genome shotgun sequence.
CCCTTCTACCCCATGGCCGGCCGCCTCAAGCGCGATGACGACGGCCGTATCGAGATCGACTGCAACGGCGAAGGGGTGCTGTTTGTCGAGGCGGAGACGAGCTCGGTCATCGATGATTTCGGCGATTTCGCACCGACTCTCGAGCTCCGGAGGCTCATCCCCGCCGTTGATTACTCCGCTGGGATATCCTCATATGCTCTCTTGGTGTTACAGGTATAAATTGTATTgatggtttttttaattatttttttccggTAATGTTTTGGGATGTTCGTATTATCGTATTGATGGTGTTGTTTTGATGAATGTTCGTATTATCGTATATAAAACActtaacaataaaataattaaaaaaaaaaagagaaaaatcttGGGAGGGAATGGTGACCTATTCAAACAAGGTGTCTATATCATCAATTGGTCAACCTATATAGCACTTTTGTGTTTTGGTAGAAACTAGTGATCGCATGTATTGACCTACTATATTCAGGGCATTTACTAGCCTAGGTAGTAAGTTGGTGTGTGAGTGACTCATAGTTGTTGATTTGTATAGATAATTGTTCTCTAAACTCATTCGTGTAATGTGTGTAATGTACATTGACTGTATCATTCATGTAAGTAGAACTCATAGGTATTTACATACACAAGTGGGTCCACCTTTGGGAAAATGTGTTAACATCGTTACCATGTTAGGTGAAGTACACATCTAATCTAATTGACGAATCAAGATGGTTAGGAAATGTGGTTTAACTTAGTGATTTGGTGTGATTTTGGATTAGCGACCTTTTTTCCTTGGATTGGTGAGAGGACATGGGACTTTTGGCTTTAAGCGAAAGCGATAGGCGGATGGAGGGTATAAAAGAATTAAGTTTGGTCACATTTCACAACAGCTATTTTCTAAGTTTGCTCACATTTCACAAcaattattttctaagtttgcTCACATTCCAAACCAATTATTAATTTCCTAGTTACATTACAGTACAGTCAAGTCTAGAAAACTAATTTTACGCATCAGGGTAATTTCCATTGTGGATCTCATTTCAAGAAACTATTGAAAACTAGCTTTAAAAAGTCTTCAGAttcttgaattaaaaaaatataaaataaaataaaaactctatGGATTTGATGTCCCATTATTCCCTTCTAGAATTTTTCCAAGGAAGTCAGATGTGTGATATTATTAAATATCATGTCTAAGCAATCATGTCTCAGATGTCAAAATAGTGAAagtttcaaaaaatatatttaataggAAAAATGTGCTGTTGAGAAGTTATTATTAAGACTAATTATTTGTTGAACATTTCtctcttaaaaataaaaaaataaaaaaataaaaaaataaaaaaaaatttgttgaacaTTTCAAGGGTTGAATGAAATAATATTGAAAGATTGTTTGAATATGTCACCCTCTGGACTTGGTTGCATGATTCTTGGTGATCAATTGGTAACAGTCTGTTGAGTAACACTGGATGTTTCAACCATTTGACCAATTGGAATTGTTGAAGAGTTGAGCTTACCTTTGCAGGTCACGTACTTCAAATGTGGAGGAGTGTCCCTTGGTGTTGGAATGCAGCATCATGCAGCAGATGGATTTTCTGGTCTCCACTTTGTGAACACATGGTCTGATGTGGCTCGCGGCCTTGACATTACACTTCCGCCGTTCATCGACAGGACATTACTTCGTGCCCGAGATCCACCGCAGCCGGCATTCCACCACATCGAATACCAACCTGCTCCACCAATGAAAACCCCTCCGCAAAGCACAAAACCTGGCGCTGATAGCACAACAGTCTCCATTTTCAGATTGACGCGGGAGCAGCTCAACATCTTGAAAGCCAAGTCCAAGGAAGCTGGGAACACAGTCAGCTATAGCTCATATGAGATGATGGCGGGTCATATTTGGAGATGTGTATGCAAGGCACGGGAACTTCCCAATGATCAAGACACCAAACTATATATTGCCACTGATGGAAGATCCAGACTGCAACCCCCACTCCCTCCTGGTTACTTTGGCAATGTGATTTTCACAGCAACACCCATTGCTGCCGCAGGGGATCTccaatcaaaaccaacatgGTTCGCAGCAAGCCGCATTCATGATTCTTTGGTTCGTATGGATGATAACTATCTTAGATCGGCTCTAGATTATCTTGAGCTTCAGCCTGATCTGTCAGCCCTTGTTCGCGGTGCTCATACTTTTAGGTGCCCTAATCTTGGGATAACTAGCTGGGTTAGGCTGCCGATCCATGATGCTGACTTTGGTTGGGGTCGACCCATTTTCATGGGACCTGGTGGAATTGCATTCGAGGGGCTGGCTTTTGTAATACCAAGTGCAACTAATGATGGGAGTTTATCAGTGGCCATATCTCTTCAATCTGAACATATGAAATCATTTTCCAAGTTGTTATACGACATATAAGGAACCGACATGCCTGAGGAATTTAGTCCGGCTTGAATTACTTCGGGCAGGTCATATTCAGGTTTGCCATATTTTTCTGATGTGGTCTTTCCGAGTGCTCTTTTCCTCATACATGGTTTATGTCAGTGGGAATACTAATGCCTGAAACAGGACATATGTTGTACACATTTAAGGACTTTGACAACAATTGTATTACtcattgatattgaatttacaataagtttaattttgttaaatcACAGAGGCTGCATAAAGAATATTTGCCTGTGCTAAAGCTACAAACTGGTACAAGTTTTGGTAATTCTTGTTTTATAAACAGTTGTAGTTTTATTTCTTATATATTGTGGAAACTGCATTAGCATGGCTAAAAGAACTATGCTAGTTcgtgttttttttagtataagcgatagtctaaactacatgGGAATGAgggttttctcacacacacacagagaccACTGGTCAATGCCATTTTTCACTGGGCTAGACCCCTTGATATACTAGTGTCTGCTTAAACTTATATTTGAGAGTGTAAAAAGGTTCAACACCACAGCACAACTGTGAGGCACAGAGCAGAGCATATTACTCAACAGAACAGTCAATTAGTGTGTCATTTAAGTGCTTTGGTGTGGAAGTTTAGCTTAATTAGGGCAGCTCAGCCTAACACTGGTCATGTTGATTCACACTTAAATCCTTTTCCATTTTCAGAGAGATCTTCACTCCTTACATTTTGGGATTAACACCGAATTACAGGCATCCGCCTTAATCTATAATCCTTCTACAGTCAATATTTTCCTCTGCCAAGAATTTTAGTCATACAAGATTGTATGTGTTtcctcaatttcttaaggATAGCCCCACTGACTTCAATGTTGAAAGACACCATACTGGTGTCTGTTGGAGGAACAATAATCTGTATTAcactaataatttaatttaataatttaattaaataataaataaaattacgaAATTAAACAAGgcagtaaaataaaaactgactGGTTTTTCAGATAGAGGCTTGCATATTGCAATGTCCATTTATGGCGAAATCTATGTGTTTCTCTCAGGCGACGAACATGAATGATGACTTTGAATGATATATGCATTTTTTATGTGTTTAAACACAAACATGGCTCCTGTTTATATTGAGGGTTGCCCAAGGCCCATCTTTTGATtaagtaaatatatattaattaatcattAACCCAATTAATTAGGCATTGAACCAAAAGACGAAATCCATAAGCCACTTAATTGGGCCACTTGCATAGCTGAATCCA
It encodes:
- the LOC18783187 gene encoding shikimate O-hydroxycinnamoyltransferase: MVVNVSVRESTLVRPAAETPKHALWNSNVDLVIPSIHTPSVYFYRPNQNGVSSNFFDPAVLKHALSKALVPFYPMAGRLKRDDDGRIEIDCNGEGVLFVEAETSSVIDDFGDFAPTLELRRLIPAVDYSAGISSYALLVLQVTYFKCGGVSLGVGMQHHAADGFSGLHFVNTWSDVARGLDITLPPFIDRTLLRARDPPQPAFHHIEYQPAPPMKTPPQSTKPGADSTTVSIFRLTREQLNILKAKSKEAGNTVSYSSYEMMAGHIWRCVCKARELPNDQDTKLYIATDGRSRLQPPLPPGYFGNVIFTATPIAAAGDLQSKPTWFAASRIHDSLVRMDDNYLRSALDYLELQPDLSALVRGAHTFRCPNLGITSWVRLPIHDADFGWGRPIFMGPGGIAFEGLAFVIPSATNDGSLSVAISLQSEHMKSFSKLLYDI